One Sulfurimonas sp. HSL-3221 genomic window, ACAAGAAAGAGGTGTTGAACTATTTTCACAAACACCGCCGCAAACTTGCACTGTCGCATATGCTGATGAAAAAGCACGGCAGCTGGATCATCTTTATGCAGAAGTTCGTTTATGGCATCAAAACGCTGATTCCGCTGGCCATCGGCATCACGAAGTATGACTTTACCCGCTTCTCCGTTCTCAACTTTTTCGCGGCGTTGCTCTGGACGCTGGTTGTGGGGCTGGGGAGCTACCTGGCAGGCAAACCGATCATGGGAGTTTACGAGGCAATCGTCGAACGTCCCTATATCGCACCGCTCATCATCGTTGTGTTGGGTGGGCTTATTTGGTTCTATCTCAGTCGGGCCACGAAAAAGCGCGCC contains:
- a CDS encoding DedA family protein; amino-acid sequence: MEDMFSNLTTYGYIALFLYSLGGGFVGLMAAGVLSYMGKMDLATAMAVAMISNFLGDSLLFYMARYHKKEVLNYFHKHRRKLALSHMLMKKHGSWIIFMQKFVYGIKTLIPLAIGITKYDFTRFSVLNFFAALLWTLVVGLGSYLAGKPIMGVYEAIVERPYIAPLIIVVLGGLIWFYLSRATKKRA